In Streptomyces violaceusniger Tu 4113, one DNA window encodes the following:
- a CDS encoding amidohydrolase codes for MGFDLARRRLLSAVGAAGVAGALGLGGSDAFAASGRGSSGSRGSSGSRGSSGSRRSAATIIHGGRVLTGLPYVPQQEAIAVGRDGKILAVGPASLVRRLAGRDTDFVDARGGTVMAGIIDAHAHCLEAGSRTLNPSLGNETFTVAALQAKLTEFLNASKDQEPDGWLVVEDWNPVGLPAGTETHHRILDALPTHRPIALRGSDAHNTWVNKRALDLAKITSSTPDPAGGRIVHDSAGAPSGLLKDTAQDIVEAVIPPPDRDKLLAAEAKALRHAASSGITTYMDAATRTEGLGTYADLADSGRLLQRVIPALRLDLDLIRDPKAALAYVEEQRKKYAEVPGLCFGTAKVFLDGVIEYPAQSAALLEPYLDGHGKPTDNRGDLYVTSTEYGRLAAVLDRAGWQLHAHAIGDRAVRTALDGYEAAIRANGRRGNRHTIAHLQLVHPDDYRRFAPLGVVACMQLQWAMRDVWTVDALLPYIGPDRHRLMYPARSLERHGAALAGGSDWPVDPLDSFNQIRTAIDRKGDDGALYPEREGISRTTSLRMHTAGSAHQLRIDGETGVLTPGRAADVIVLDRDVTRVPVKDITGTKVRLTLAGGRRIWDADRPGAPASATSLAARPASLASVHGRHAACGCQG; via the coding sequence ATGGGCTTTGACCTGGCGCGCCGTCGTCTTCTGTCGGCCGTGGGCGCAGCGGGTGTCGCGGGGGCTCTCGGGCTGGGCGGCTCCGACGCGTTCGCGGCCTCCGGCCGTGGCTCGTCGGGATCCCGGGGCTCGTCCGGATCCCGTGGCTCGTCGGGATCCCGTCGTTCGGCCGCGACGATCATTCACGGTGGGCGGGTGCTGACCGGTCTGCCGTATGTGCCGCAGCAGGAGGCCATCGCCGTGGGGCGGGACGGGAAGATCCTCGCGGTCGGCCCGGCGTCCCTGGTGCGCCGGCTGGCCGGGAGGGACACCGACTTCGTCGACGCGCGCGGTGGCACCGTCATGGCGGGGATCATCGATGCGCACGCACACTGCCTGGAGGCCGGGTCGCGCACCCTCAACCCGTCCCTGGGCAATGAGACGTTCACCGTCGCCGCACTCCAGGCGAAGCTCACCGAGTTCCTGAACGCGAGCAAGGACCAGGAACCGGACGGATGGCTGGTGGTGGAGGACTGGAACCCGGTCGGCCTGCCCGCCGGGACCGAGACCCACCACCGCATCCTGGACGCGCTGCCGACCCACCGGCCGATCGCGCTCAGGGGCTCGGACGCCCACAACACCTGGGTCAACAAGCGCGCCCTCGATCTGGCGAAGATCACGTCGAGTACCCCGGATCCGGCCGGGGGCCGCATCGTCCACGACTCGGCCGGAGCGCCGTCCGGATTGCTGAAGGACACCGCGCAGGACATCGTCGAGGCGGTGATTCCGCCGCCGGACCGGGACAAGCTGCTCGCCGCCGAGGCGAAGGCCCTCCGGCACGCGGCGTCCAGCGGCATCACCACGTACATGGACGCGGCCACCCGGACCGAAGGACTCGGCACCTATGCTGACCTGGCCGACTCGGGCCGGCTGCTCCAGCGGGTCATTCCGGCGCTGCGCCTGGACCTCGACCTCATCCGCGACCCGAAGGCCGCGCTGGCCTACGTCGAGGAGCAGCGTAAGAAGTACGCAGAGGTGCCCGGCCTGTGCTTCGGGACCGCGAAGGTCTTCCTCGACGGAGTGATCGAGTACCCCGCGCAGTCCGCCGCGCTGCTGGAGCCGTACCTCGACGGCCACGGCAAGCCCACCGACAACCGCGGCGACTTGTACGTCACCTCCACCGAGTACGGGCGTCTGGCGGCCGTACTGGACCGGGCCGGCTGGCAGTTGCACGCGCACGCCATCGGTGACCGCGCGGTGCGCACCGCGCTGGACGGCTACGAGGCGGCGATACGGGCCAACGGCCGCCGTGGCAACCGGCACACCATCGCCCATCTGCAGTTGGTGCACCCGGACGACTACCGGCGCTTCGCGCCGCTGGGCGTGGTCGCCTGCATGCAGTTGCAGTGGGCGATGCGCGATGTGTGGACGGTGGACGCCCTCCTGCCCTACATCGGCCCGGACCGCCACCGGCTGATGTATCCGGCGCGCAGCCTGGAGCGGCACGGCGCGGCGCTGGCCGGGGGATCGGACTGGCCGGTGGACCCGCTCGACTCCTTCAACCAGATCCGCACCGCCATCGACCGGAAGGGCGACGACGGGGCGCTGTACCCGGAGCGGGAGGGCATCAGCCGAACCACCAGCCTGCGCATGCACACGGCGGGTTCGGCCCATCAGCTCCGTATAGACGGCGAGACCGGTGTGCTCACCCCGGGCCGGGCCGCCGATGTGATCGTGCTCGACCGGGATGTGACCCGGGTGCCGGTCAAGGACATCACCGGTACGAAGGTGCGTCTGACACTGGCGGGCGGCAGGCGCATCTGGGACGCGGATCGGCCGGGCGCGCCGGCCTCCGCCACTTCGTTGGCGGCCCGGCCCGCCTCCCTCGCCTCCGTGCACGGCCGCCATGCCGCCTGCGGGTGTCAGGGCTGA
- a CDS encoding LacI family DNA-binding transcriptional regulator, whose amino-acid sequence MSKVTIADVARAAEVSTATVSNVLNGTGRVSEPTRARVKAVAGALGYGPAGGGGRTLGLAVTAHGESAWDFASVPYFAQAISAATIAAHRRGYALMAMPSGPAEHMWRALPAAGVVLVDSPPSDPVVRLLRARGLPLVFDGRPGELRARETWVDTDHEAMTRRVLEHLAGQGAERIALIAGPTQEYYTRASVTAYRRWCSGTGVRPCVVPFAEDGSEEPRLDALLTGDGGRGGGPDAVFGLYDPCGRQVLEAAARCGLSVPDDLMVVCSSEDPAYGRTTPPVSTVSLAPEQAGAAAVDALVSLVENPPHTPPPVVIETRLEVRSSSMRRSRRHTS is encoded by the coding sequence GTGTCCAAGGTGACGATCGCGGACGTGGCACGGGCGGCGGAGGTGTCGACCGCGACGGTGTCCAACGTGCTCAACGGCACGGGCCGGGTCTCGGAGCCGACGCGGGCCCGGGTGAAGGCGGTGGCCGGTGCGCTCGGCTACGGCCCGGCGGGTGGCGGCGGGCGCACCCTGGGGCTCGCGGTGACCGCTCATGGTGAAAGTGCGTGGGACTTCGCGAGCGTGCCGTACTTCGCCCAGGCCATCAGCGCGGCCACCATCGCCGCCCATCGGCGTGGCTACGCGCTGATGGCGATGCCCTCGGGGCCCGCCGAACACATGTGGCGCGCCCTGCCCGCGGCCGGGGTGGTGCTGGTCGACAGTCCGCCCAGCGACCCCGTGGTGCGGCTGCTGCGCGCTCGCGGCCTGCCGTTGGTGTTCGATGGCCGGCCCGGCGAGCTGCGGGCGCGGGAGACCTGGGTCGACACCGATCACGAGGCCATGACCCGCCGCGTCCTGGAACATCTGGCCGGGCAGGGCGCGGAGCGGATCGCGCTGATCGCCGGGCCCACTCAGGAGTACTACACCCGCGCGAGCGTGACGGCCTACCGGCGGTGGTGCTCGGGCACCGGTGTGCGGCCGTGTGTTGTCCCGTTCGCCGAGGACGGCTCCGAGGAACCGCGGCTGGACGCCCTGCTGACCGGGGACGGCGGGAGGGGCGGCGGGCCGGACGCGGTGTTCGGCCTGTACGACCCCTGTGGCCGTCAGGTCCTGGAGGCGGCCGCGCGGTGCGGTCTTTCGGTGCCGGACGACCTGATGGTGGTGTGCAGCAGCGAGGATCCGGCCTACGGGCGCACCACCCCGCCCGTCTCGACGGTGTCGCTGGCCCCGGAGCAGGCCGGGGCGGCGGCCGTCGACGCACTGGTGAGCCTGGTGGAGAACCCGCCGCACACGCCGCCGCCCGTGGTGATCGAGACCCGTCTGGAGGTTCGGTCCTCCTCGATGCGCCGATCCCGCCGGCACACGTCATGA